Part of the uncultured Desulfobacter sp. genome, TAATCCTGCCATTCTATAAATATTTCTGGCTGTCCCAATAGGTAGATCTTTTTGTAGATGAGGTACAATTACAATTTTACAATTTTCATGCTTGAATTTGTGATGATCACCAGACACTTTAACCAATACGAATCCAGCATTTTTAAGTTCTTTTATGATCTGCCTGCTGTTTATATCTATAAACACACACTATACACACAAAAATCAACTAATAGGTATCGATTCAAAAGAAATTTTTGGGGGTATGTCCATTTCAAAACAGGCGTGGCTGGTATCTTTGTTGCCCTTTTATTCGATTTTCTAAAATTGAAAAATAATTTAATAGCGTGGACTACTATTAGGCTATGGAGCCCTTTTCAGGCAAATTGGCACCTCAGACTTTCCCTGTTTGTCCTGGTTTAGAAAATTAAAAACTGTTTTGATTTAATTGAAGATCTGACAGATCAACCTGAAAAAGTTGAAGTGAAAAATGATTTCCGGCCGGGAAAACCTGTTTGCTAAGTTTCAGTAGATTTTCAAACTCAAGACGAACAGCTATAGTGTGAAACGCCGCCAACGTTAAAAAATGCCTCAGGTTTTAGACGATAATATTTATCTTCTACCCTCTGCGATTGCTCATCATATGGAGAGCTAAGAACGTCTTGCAACTCCCTTACTAAGGTGTAGTCACCCAGCATGGCTTGTTGATAGGCGGGGGCAATCAACCACTCTCGCCATGCGTATTTGGGATTTGTTTGTTTCATTTTTGTCGATATCTCAGCCAAATTTCCGCCTTTGATAACAAGGTCGCGCCAGCTTTTCAGCCAAGATTGCCATTGCTCATCAAGTTGCTGAGAGTTCTTGTTATAGAAGCTCTTTTTCAAGGCGGAAATAGTCTCTGGTACATGGGATAATTCACGGAAGAAAATGGTGTAATCCACCTCTGATTTGGTCAGTAACTGCATTAATCCCTGCACTATATTTGGTTGATAGTCTGTCAAGCCAAGCTTGGCGGCCCACATGTTTTGCATTTGTTTTTCCATTGCCGCTGCAAAACCATGACGTATTTGATCCAATTGTTCCAAAGCTTGGGCATCTTTTGCAAGCAGCGGTCTCACTGTAGTCCAAAACATGTGGTAATTGGCTTCTGCTGCGGTTGGCTGATTGAAGAAGGAAAAGTGTTCTCCGCCCCCGGTCCATGGCTGAAACCGTGTCCTTTCGGCAAGCCTGTGTAAATCAAAAAAATTAAGATAACATTCAAAACAGACCCGATCCAAAAAAACAGTGTGTAAGGCGATGAGGGATAGTTTGCAGTGCAAAAATGTGTCTCAAAACATACTGGATTGGCTAAAAGGTCGTTTTACAGATTATCAGCTGTTTCCCCTGATTTTTTAGCGATTGTGTTTTCAAATGACCACGGCAACCAGTCAGAAGGGTTTTGGAAGATCTCGGAAGAGTGCTTCTGTAGTGCGGTCAGGTATTCAAAGGGATTTATATTTTGCAGGTTGCAGGTATGTATCAGGCTCATGAACAGGTCGCCAATATAGGCACCGTGTTCGGTTTTATAAAATAATGAATTTTTTCGGTGCAGAATCGACTTTTTCAGCAATTGTTCGCAAAGATTATTATCCAGCGGTGCTCCAGGGATCTCCAGGAAACGGGTCAATTCCTGCCAGTGATTCAACATATATGATATGGCCTTGCCCAGACTGGAGTTGGGTTCTACTTCTTTGTTTTCAAACTTGTCTTCCAGCCATACTTTAAGCGCCCGCATCAGTGGACCGCTGTGGGTTTGATGATATTGAAGGCGTTGAGCATCGTCCAGGCCTTGCTCCCTTACCTTATGATCGTGCTCATAAATTTTAGCCACTGTATCAATTACATGGTCA contains:
- a CDS encoding protein adenylyltransferase SelO family protein gives rise to the protein MDRVCFECYLNFFDLHRLAERTRFQPWTGGGEHFSFFNQPTAAEANYHMFWTTVRPLLAKDAQALEQLDQIRHGFAAAMEKQMQNMWAAKLGLTDYQPNIVQGLMQLLTKSEVDYTIFFRELSHVPETISALKKSFYNKNSQQLDEQWQSWLKSWRDLVIKGGNLAEISTKMKQTNPKYAWREWLIAPAYQQAMLGDYTLVRELQDVLSSPYDEQSQRVEDKYYRLKPEAFFNVGGVSHYSCSS